One Micromonospora sp. WMMD1120 genomic region harbors:
- the ftsY gene encoding signal recognition particle-docking protein FtsY — translation MAEYLVLVLVLLGVLIVGTVGLVVPRLRRRPEPPLPRTEVDTRAEEDLAGPPVEAPESDLSTGVLVEPPPVIEAPVEVPEPTAGRLVRLRSRLSRSQNVFGKGLLGLLARDHLDEDVWEEIEDSLITADVGVDATRDIVDRLRERTRVLGTRSASELRALLAAELVNALDPNLDRSLRTAPKDGVPAVVLVVGVNGAGKTTTCGKIARVLVADGRSVLLGAADTFRAAAADQLETWGSRVGAETVRGPEAADPASVAFDAVKRGIDTGVDTVLIDTAGRLQNKVGLMDELGKVKRVVEKQGPIDETLLILDATTGQNGLEQARVFTEVVNVTGVALTKLDGTAKGGIVIAVQRKLGIPVKLVGLGEGKDDLAPFDPAQFVDALLGTEATGRDA, via the coding sequence ATGGCCGAATACCTCGTCCTCGTTCTGGTGCTGCTCGGTGTGCTGATCGTCGGCACGGTGGGGCTTGTCGTGCCGCGGCTGCGGCGGCGACCCGAGCCCCCGTTGCCGCGCACCGAGGTCGACACCAGAGCCGAGGAGGATCTCGCCGGCCCGCCGGTCGAGGCGCCGGAGTCTGATCTGTCCACCGGTGTCCTGGTCGAGCCGCCACCGGTGATCGAGGCACCGGTGGAGGTGCCCGAGCCCACCGCCGGGCGACTGGTCCGCCTCCGGTCGCGGCTGTCCCGTTCGCAGAACGTCTTCGGCAAGGGCCTGCTCGGCCTGCTCGCCCGCGACCACCTCGACGAGGACGTCTGGGAGGAGATCGAGGACAGCCTGATCACCGCCGACGTCGGTGTCGACGCCACCCGCGACATCGTCGACCGGCTCCGCGAGCGCACCCGGGTGCTGGGCACCCGCTCGGCCTCCGAGCTGCGGGCGCTGCTCGCCGCCGAGTTGGTCAACGCGCTCGACCCGAACCTGGACCGCTCGCTGCGGACCGCCCCGAAGGACGGCGTGCCCGCCGTGGTCCTCGTCGTCGGTGTCAACGGCGCCGGCAAGACCACCACCTGCGGCAAGATCGCCCGCGTGCTGGTGGCCGACGGTCGCAGCGTGCTGCTCGGCGCCGCGGACACCTTCCGGGCCGCCGCCGCCGACCAGCTCGAGACCTGGGGCTCGCGGGTGGGCGCGGAGACCGTCCGGGGTCCCGAGGCCGCCGACCCGGCGAGCGTCGCCTTCGACGCGGTGAAGCGGGGCATCGACACCGGCGTGGACACCGTGCTCATCGACACCGCCGGCCGCCTACAGAACAAGGTCGGCCTGATGGACGAGCTGGGCAAGGTCAAGAGGGTGGTGGAGAAGCAGGGCCCGATCGACGAGACGCTGCTCATCCTGGACGCCACGACCGGGCAGAACGGTCTGGAGCAGGCCCGCGTCTTCACCGAGGTGGTGAACGTGACGGGCGTGGCGCTGACCAAGCTCGACGGCACCGCCAAGGGCGGCATCGTGATCGCCGTGCAGCGCAAGCTCGGCATCCCCGTGAAGCTGGTCGGCCTCGGTGAAGGCAAGGACGACCTGGCCCCGTTCGACCCGGCGCAGTTCGTCGACGCGCTGCTGGGGACCGAGGCCACCGGACGGGACGCGTAG
- a CDS encoding aminoglycoside phosphotransferase family protein codes for MTTDDRAYAGWRDPGNSSQRLGRPYVTSQEIPLHGGNVSTVVRVGDTVRRNAGPWTPSVHALLRHLEYVGFTGAPRALGMDERNREVLSYLEGECGEYPLAPHWVTDEALVTVATMLRMFHDAQYGFTPPPGAVWRSFGPPPPDTEVICHHDAAPHNVIWRPDGTLGLIDFDLASPGARIYDVAYAAWTWVPIFADRDSITLGWKHPDRPRRLRLFADAYGLIPRDRHRLIRTIRKRIVDHVEGIRRMAAAGEPAFVRIVHKGHLRRPMRDLRLLDYERHALENALR; via the coding sequence GTGACCACCGACGATCGCGCGTACGCGGGTTGGCGCGACCCCGGCAACTCCTCACAGCGCCTCGGGAGACCGTACGTGACTTCGCAGGAGATCCCGCTGCACGGCGGCAACGTGAGCACAGTTGTCCGCGTGGGTGACACAGTGCGCCGCAACGCAGGACCGTGGACACCGTCCGTGCACGCCCTGCTGCGCCACCTGGAGTACGTCGGCTTCACCGGCGCCCCCCGCGCCCTCGGGATGGACGAGCGCAACCGCGAGGTGCTGTCGTACCTGGAGGGGGAGTGCGGGGAGTACCCGCTCGCCCCGCACTGGGTCACCGACGAGGCCCTGGTCACCGTCGCCACCATGCTCCGGATGTTCCACGACGCGCAGTACGGCTTCACCCCGCCGCCGGGAGCGGTCTGGCGTTCGTTCGGGCCCCCACCGCCGGACACCGAGGTGATCTGCCACCACGACGCCGCCCCGCACAACGTGATCTGGCGTCCGGACGGCACCCTCGGCCTGATCGACTTCGACCTCGCCTCACCCGGCGCCCGGATCTACGACGTGGCGTACGCGGCCTGGACCTGGGTGCCGATCTTCGCGGACCGGGACTCGATCACGCTCGGCTGGAAGCACCCGGACCGGCCCCGCCGGCTCCGGCTCTTCGCCGACGCGTACGGGCTGATCCCACGGGACCGGCACCGGCTGATCCGGACCATCCGCAAACGGATCGTGGACCACGTCGAGGGGATCCGCCGGATGGCGGCCGCCGGCGAGCCGGCGTTCGTCCGGATCGTGCACAAGGGCCACCTGCGCCGACCGATGCGCGATCTGCGGCTGCTCGACTACGAGCGGCACGCCCTGGAGAACGCCCTCCGCTGA
- a CDS encoding ammonium transporter, with protein sequence MPEAPTIDGANTTWLLVSTALVLLMTPGLALFYGGLNRAKGVLNMMMMSFSAIGLISVLWWFYGFSVAFGTDVNGFWGDPGAYLGTKTFLAETDLWGATAENPSGIGVPLYVFMAFQMVFAVITVALISGAIADRAKFAGWLLFAFGWATLVYFPVAHWVWGGGIIGADIHALDFAGGTAVHINAGAAALAVALVLGKRLGWPREGMKPHNIPLVALGAGLLWFGWFGFNAGSELTVDSVAGLAFINTQLATAAAVLGWIAVEWVKDRKPTMVGASSGAVAGLVAITPACGFIAPWASVLLGVVAGAVCALAISLKYKLGYDDSLDVVGVHFVGGWIGSLWLGLFATNSVNGAITDVVGASDGLFYGGGATQLGRQALAGLIVTVWSFGIAWVLAFVIEKTIGFRVQAEAEVEGIDIGEHAESGYDLSPAGGGTGGAFAMAGIGTPGGGATSGAKSEAEPAEPVSEKVAG encoded by the coding sequence GTGCCTGAAGCACCGACGATCGACGGCGCCAATACCACGTGGCTGCTGGTTTCGACCGCGCTCGTGCTGCTCATGACTCCCGGACTGGCGCTGTTCTACGGCGGCCTCAACCGGGCCAAGGGCGTACTCAACATGATGATGATGAGCTTCTCCGCCATCGGGCTCATCTCTGTTCTGTGGTGGTTCTACGGTTTCAGCGTCGCCTTCGGGACCGACGTGAACGGCTTCTGGGGTGACCCGGGCGCGTACCTCGGCACCAAGACGTTCCTCGCCGAGACCGACCTGTGGGGCGCCACGGCGGAGAACCCCAGCGGCATCGGGGTCCCGCTCTACGTGTTCATGGCCTTCCAGATGGTCTTCGCGGTCATCACCGTGGCGCTGATCAGCGGTGCGATCGCCGACCGGGCGAAGTTCGCCGGCTGGCTGCTGTTCGCCTTCGGCTGGGCCACCCTGGTCTACTTCCCGGTCGCCCACTGGGTGTGGGGCGGCGGCATCATCGGCGCCGACATCCACGCGCTGGACTTCGCCGGTGGCACCGCCGTGCACATCAACGCCGGTGCGGCTGCCCTGGCCGTGGCCCTGGTCCTCGGCAAGCGGCTCGGCTGGCCGCGCGAGGGCATGAAGCCGCACAACATCCCGCTGGTCGCGCTCGGCGCCGGTCTGCTGTGGTTCGGCTGGTTCGGCTTCAACGCCGGCTCGGAGCTGACCGTCGACTCGGTCGCCGGTCTCGCCTTCATCAACACCCAGCTCGCCACCGCGGCGGCCGTGCTCGGTTGGATCGCCGTCGAGTGGGTCAAGGACCGTAAGCCGACGATGGTCGGCGCCTCGTCCGGTGCCGTCGCCGGCCTGGTCGCCATCACGCCCGCCTGTGGCTTCATCGCCCCGTGGGCGTCCGTTCTGCTCGGCGTCGTCGCCGGCGCCGTGTGCGCGCTCGCGATCAGCCTGAAGTACAAGCTCGGCTACGACGACTCGCTCGACGTCGTCGGCGTGCACTTCGTCGGTGGCTGGATCGGGTCGCTCTGGCTCGGTCTGTTCGCCACCAACTCGGTCAACGGCGCGATCACCGATGTGGTGGGCGCCTCCGACGGCCTCTTCTACGGCGGTGGGGCAACCCAGCTCGGGCGGCAGGCGCTCGCCGGTCTGATCGTCACCGTGTGGTCGTTCGGCATCGCCTGGGTGCTCGCCTTCGTCATCGAGAAGACGATCGGCTTCCGGGTCCAGGCCGAGGCGGAGGTCGAGGGCATCGACATCGGCGAGCACGCCGAGAGCGGCTACGACCTGTCCCCGGCCGGTGGCGGCACAGGCGGAGCGTTCGCGATGGCCGGCATCGGTACCCCCGGTGGCGGCGCGACGAGTGGTGCCAAGTCGGAGGCGGAGCCCGCCGAGCCGGTCAGCGAAAAGGTCGCCGGTTAA
- a CDS encoding P-II family nitrogen regulator yields the protein MKLVTAVIKPYQLDAVKEALHALGVAGLTVSEVQGYGRQKGHTEVYRGAEYTVEFLPKIRVEVLTDEIDVDKVVDAIVGAARTGKIGDGKVWVTGVEEVVRVRTGERGLDAL from the coding sequence ATGAAGCTGGTGACCGCGGTCATCAAGCCGTACCAACTGGACGCGGTGAAGGAGGCCCTGCACGCCCTCGGCGTGGCCGGGCTGACCGTCAGCGAGGTGCAGGGGTACGGACGGCAGAAGGGGCACACCGAGGTCTACCGGGGTGCCGAGTACACGGTCGAGTTCCTGCCCAAGATCCGGGTCGAGGTGCTCACCGACGAGATCGACGTGGACAAGGTCGTGGACGCCATCGTCGGGGCGGCCCGCACGGGCAAGATCGGGGACGGCAAGGTCTGGGTCACCGGTGTCGAAGAGGTCGTCCGGGTGCGTACCGGCGAACGCGGCCTCGACGCCCTCTGA
- a CDS encoding [protein-PII] uridylyltransferase: MTSLIKKNASGQADDGDANLLINEVVGVHGGIGDAARLGRAAAYDTFLRGLLPAREGVALLAVGGLGRRQCAPYSDLDLVLVHAGVPGTDELAASVWYPIWDAGLRLDHSVRTVAEALSVAQDDVKVALGLLDARLVVGDQALADALIRTAADHWRRTAVRHLPALREITARRWEAHGELAFLLEGDLKEAAGGLRDVGLLRAISTAGITDALRPAVYAAHLRLLDTRDALHQQVGRRVDRLVAQERDGVGRLLGLDDGDALLRRVAGDARTVSHALDDAFRAADRLRSGRARGGGGRPVRRPVARDVVEHDGELVLARTAIGARPDPSLSLRVAAAAATTRLPIARATCEWLAAYCPPLPAPWSAEARAALTTLLGAGAGLVPAWETCDRYGLVDDWLPEWTRLRSLPQHNPVHRFTLDRHLVQTAYEASRHTRDVERPDLLLLGALLHDIGKGLPGDHSTVGVPVAKAVATRIGLSAAETELIGTMVRLHLLLPDVATRRDLTDPVTISSVATAVADTRTLDLLHALVRADAAATGPAAWSDWKGRLVAELVARVRTALDTGVLPEPPAPDPALLAGPLPVVHLTGDRVSVAAADRRGLLATVAGCLALHRLEVISADASVVDGRALVECRVQPRYGLPPDPVPLRADLRRAVGGDVSVTQRLRGRALAARGAGAAPRVVWHREAATDAVLLELRAADAAGLLYRVTCALDEAGALVRAARISTLGGDVVDAFYLVGGWPDDDTRAHLEAAVLAAV, encoded by the coding sequence ATGACCTCGTTGATCAAGAAGAATGCGTCAGGACAGGCCGATGACGGCGACGCGAACCTCTTGATCAACGAGGTCGTCGGCGTACACGGGGGGATCGGGGACGCGGCACGGCTCGGGCGGGCGGCGGCGTACGACACCTTCCTGCGCGGGTTGCTGCCGGCCCGGGAGGGGGTGGCGCTGCTGGCGGTCGGGGGGTTGGGCCGCCGGCAGTGCGCCCCGTACAGCGACCTCGACCTGGTGTTGGTGCACGCCGGCGTGCCCGGCACGGACGAGTTGGCCGCCTCGGTCTGGTACCCGATCTGGGACGCGGGCCTGCGCCTCGACCACTCGGTGCGCACCGTCGCCGAGGCGCTCTCGGTGGCCCAGGACGACGTCAAGGTCGCCCTCGGCCTGCTCGACGCCCGGCTGGTGGTGGGCGACCAGGCCCTGGCCGACGCGTTGATCCGCACCGCCGCCGACCACTGGCGGCGCACCGCCGTCCGCCACCTGCCCGCCCTGCGCGAGATCACCGCCCGTCGCTGGGAGGCCCACGGCGAGCTGGCGTTCCTGCTGGAGGGCGACCTCAAGGAGGCCGCCGGCGGCCTGCGGGACGTGGGGTTGCTGCGGGCGATCTCCACCGCCGGCATCACCGACGCGTTGCGCCCGGCCGTGTACGCCGCCCACCTGCGCCTGCTGGACACCCGTGACGCCCTGCACCAACAGGTCGGCCGCCGGGTCGACCGGCTGGTCGCCCAGGAACGCGACGGCGTGGGGCGGCTGCTCGGCCTCGACGACGGCGACGCCCTGCTGCGCCGGGTCGCCGGTGACGCCCGTACCGTCTCGCACGCCCTGGACGACGCGTTCCGCGCCGCCGACCGGCTGCGCTCCGGCCGGGCGCGCGGCGGCGGCGGCCGCCCGGTACGCCGTCCCGTGGCGCGGGACGTGGTGGAGCACGACGGTGAGCTGGTGCTGGCCCGCACCGCGATCGGGGCGCGTCCCGACCCGAGTCTCTCGCTGCGGGTCGCCGCCGCGGCGGCCACCACCCGGCTGCCCATCGCGCGGGCCACCTGCGAGTGGCTGGCGGCCTACTGCCCCCCGCTGCCCGCACCCTGGTCGGCCGAGGCCCGGGCCGCGCTCACCACCCTGCTCGGCGCCGGCGCCGGGCTGGTGCCGGCCTGGGAGACCTGCGATCGGTACGGGCTGGTCGACGACTGGCTGCCCGAGTGGACCCGGCTGCGCAGCCTGCCCCAGCACAACCCTGTGCACCGCTTCACCCTGGACCGGCACCTGGTGCAGACCGCGTACGAGGCGAGCCGGCACACCCGTGACGTGGAGCGCCCCGACCTGCTGCTGCTCGGGGCCCTGCTGCACGACATCGGCAAGGGCCTGCCCGGCGACCACAGCACGGTGGGTGTGCCGGTCGCCAAGGCGGTGGCGACCCGGATCGGGCTGTCCGCCGCCGAGACCGAGCTGATCGGCACGATGGTGCGACTGCACCTGCTGCTGCCCGACGTGGCCACCCGACGGGACCTCACCGACCCGGTCACCATCTCCTCGGTGGCGACGGCGGTCGCGGACACCCGCACCCTCGACCTGCTGCACGCGTTGGTACGCGCCGACGCGGCGGCGACCGGACCGGCGGCCTGGTCGGACTGGAAGGGCCGGCTCGTCGCCGAACTGGTCGCCCGGGTCCGTACCGCGCTCGACACCGGCGTGCTGCCCGAACCGCCGGCCCCCGACCCGGCGCTGCTGGCCGGCCCGCTGCCGGTCGTACACCTGACCGGCGACCGGGTGTCGGTGGCCGCGGCGGACCGGCGGGGCCTGCTCGCCACGGTGGCCGGCTGCCTGGCCCTGCACCGGCTGGAGGTGATCTCCGCGGACGCCTCGGTGGTCGACGGCCGGGCCCTTGTCGAGTGTCGGGTGCAGCCCCGCTACGGCCTCCCGCCGGACCCGGTCCCGCTCCGCGCCGACCTGCGTCGCGCGGTCGGCGGCGACGTGTCGGTCACCCAGCGGCTGCGCGGCCGTGCGCTCGCCGCCCGGGGCGCCGGTGCCGCGCCCCGGGTCGTCTGGCACCGCGAGGCGGCCACCGACGCCGTCCTGCTGGAACTGCGGGCGGCTGACGCCGCCGGGCTGCTCTACCGGGTCACCTGCGCGCTCGACGAGGCCGGTGCGTTGGTCCGCGCGGCCCGCATCTCCACCCTCGGCGGCGACGTGGTCGACGCCTTCTACCTGGTCGGCGGCTGGCCGGACGACGACACCCGCGCCCACCTGGAAGCAGCCGTCCTCGCCGCCGTCTAA
- a CDS encoding sensor histidine kinase, giving the protein MRRDGQGRWPGLAADAVLALVLLGFGLLATGLAGENQPGSRPVDAACRALIVVAALALLARRRAPVVTLGVVGVAVSTYLVLAYPYGPILLTFLVAVYTVAVLLPLRTAAVATGGAFVLLLIHVLWSRGSAPGWAGVLPASAWVVVPFAVGVVVRVNREAAARARAEQARDRAAQARRQADEERLRIAQEVHDVVGHGLAAISMQADIALHLLPKRPEQAEVALTAISRTSREALDELRVTLGAVRRGAEREPVPGLARLPALRDRLAGAGLTVELRVTGTPRDLPAGVDLAAYRVAQEALTNVLRHAGVARAEVTVGYRADGISIEVTDRGAADQRAGATPAGAPGHGLAGMRERVAALGGRLATGPRVDGGFRVYAELPTEPTT; this is encoded by the coding sequence ATGCGACGAGACGGGCAGGGGCGGTGGCCGGGGCTGGCGGCAGATGCCGTGCTCGCGCTGGTGCTGCTCGGGTTCGGGCTGCTCGCCACCGGTCTGGCGGGGGAGAACCAGCCAGGGTCGAGGCCGGTGGACGCCGCCTGCCGGGCGCTGATCGTCGTCGCCGCGCTGGCCCTGCTGGCTCGGCGGCGCGCCCCGGTCGTCACGCTCGGCGTGGTCGGCGTGGCGGTGTCGACGTACCTGGTGCTCGCTTACCCGTACGGACCGATCCTGCTCACGTTCCTGGTCGCGGTGTACACCGTGGCGGTGCTCCTGCCGCTGCGCACGGCGGCGGTGGCCACCGGCGGCGCGTTCGTGCTGCTGTTGATCCACGTCCTCTGGTCCCGTGGTTCGGCGCCCGGCTGGGCGGGAGTACTGCCGGCGTCGGCCTGGGTGGTCGTACCGTTCGCTGTGGGTGTGGTGGTGCGGGTCAACCGGGAGGCGGCCGCGCGTGCCCGTGCGGAGCAGGCGCGGGACCGCGCCGCGCAGGCCCGCCGGCAGGCCGACGAGGAGCGGCTGCGCATCGCGCAGGAGGTGCACGACGTGGTGGGGCACGGGCTGGCTGCGATCAGCATGCAGGCGGACATCGCCCTGCACCTGCTGCCGAAGCGGCCCGAGCAGGCGGAGGTCGCGCTGACCGCGATCAGCCGGACCAGCCGGGAGGCGCTCGACGAGCTGCGGGTCACGTTGGGCGCGGTGCGGCGGGGCGCCGAGCGGGAGCCGGTGCCCGGTCTGGCCCGGCTCCCGGCGCTGCGTGACCGGCTCGCCGGAGCGGGACTGACCGTCGAGTTGCGCGTGACGGGCACACCGCGGGACCTGCCGGCCGGCGTGGACCTGGCCGCGTACCGGGTGGCGCAGGAGGCGTTGACGAACGTGCTGCGCCACGCCGGGGTGGCGCGCGCGGAGGTGACTGTGGGCTACCGGGCCGACGGGATCAGCATCGAGGTCACCGACCGGGGTGCGGCTGACCAGCGCGCCGGCGCGACGCCGGCCGGAGCGCCGGGTCACGGCCTGGCCGGGATGCGCGAGCGGGTCGCGGCGCTGGGTGGGCGGTTGGCGACCGGGCCGCGCGTCGACGGCGGGTTCCGGGTGTACGCCGAACTGCCCACGGAGCCGACCACGTGA
- a CDS encoding response regulator transcription factor has translation MIRVQIADDQDLVRLGLRALVQSEDDLALVGEAADGLRAVELARRERPDVVLMDIRMPGIDGIEATRRIVADPDLAGTRVVVLTTFELDEYVFDALRHGASGFLTKDTRPAELLRAIRLVAEGEALLSPSVTRRVVREFATRPSRALRPHPLLDTLTDRERQVVGLVGEGLNNEEIAERLVVSPATARTHVSRAMGKLGARDRAQLVVFAYQSGLVSG, from the coding sequence GTGATCCGGGTGCAGATCGCCGACGACCAGGACCTGGTCCGGCTCGGCCTGCGCGCGTTGGTGCAGAGCGAGGACGACCTGGCGCTGGTCGGCGAGGCGGCCGACGGGCTGCGAGCGGTCGAGCTGGCCCGTCGGGAGCGACCCGACGTGGTGCTGATGGACATCCGGATGCCCGGCATCGACGGGATCGAGGCGACCCGCCGGATCGTCGCGGACCCGGACCTGGCCGGTACGCGGGTGGTGGTGCTGACCACCTTCGAGCTGGACGAGTACGTCTTCGACGCGCTGCGGCACGGCGCGAGCGGGTTCCTCACCAAGGACACCAGGCCGGCCGAGCTGCTGCGCGCGATCCGTCTGGTCGCCGAGGGGGAGGCGCTGCTGTCACCGTCGGTGACCCGGCGGGTGGTGCGGGAGTTCGCCACCCGGCCGTCCCGGGCGCTGCGTCCGCACCCGCTACTGGACACGCTCACCGACCGGGAGCGTCAGGTCGTCGGTCTGGTCGGCGAGGGGCTGAACAACGAGGAGATCGCGGAACGGCTGGTGGTCAGCCCGGCGACCGCCCGTACCCACGTCAGTCGGGCGATGGGGAAACTCGGCGCCCGGGATCGGGCCCAGCTCGTCGTCTTCGCGTACCAGTCGGGGTTGGTCTCGGGGTGA
- the ffh gene encoding signal recognition particle protein — protein sequence MFDTLSDRLSGIFTKLRGKGRLTDADIDATAREIRLALLEADVALPVVKGFIAAVKERARGAEVSQALNPAQQIIKIVNEELIKVLGGEGRRLQFAKQPPTVIMLAGLQGSGKTTLAGKLARWLKGQGHQPLLVAADLQRPNAVGQLQVLGGRAGVEVYAPEPGNGTGDPVQVARASIEHAKRAARDIVIVDTAGRLGIDAEMMRQAADIRDAVSPDEVIFVIDAMVGQDAVRTAEAFRDGVGITGVVLSKLDGDARGGAALSVREVTGQPILFASTGEKLEDFDVFHPDRMASRILGMGDVLTLIEQAEQAFDSDQKEKMTAKLMGGEQFTLDDFLDQLIAVRRMGPIANVLAMMPGMGQMKDQLAELDDSHFDRVTAIIRSMTPGERTNPKIINGSRRARIANGSGVTVMDVNQLLNRFADAQKMMKQMGGMMGLPGGGRRKATKSPKNKRKGTKGGGRPRTGAGMPGGFPGGMPQLPPGMDPNDLTGAQGLPPGFKLPKIDFNKLGKGGDKGPR from the coding sequence GTGTTTGACACCTTGAGTGACCGCCTGTCCGGGATCTTCACCAAGCTCCGCGGCAAGGGACGGCTCACCGACGCCGACATCGACGCCACCGCGCGCGAGATCCGCCTCGCGCTGCTGGAGGCGGACGTCGCGCTGCCGGTGGTCAAGGGCTTCATCGCGGCCGTCAAGGAGCGCGCCCGCGGCGCCGAGGTCTCCCAGGCGCTGAACCCGGCCCAGCAGATCATCAAGATCGTCAACGAAGAGCTGATCAAGGTGCTCGGCGGCGAGGGGCGACGGCTCCAGTTCGCCAAGCAGCCGCCGACCGTGATCATGCTGGCCGGTCTCCAGGGTTCCGGTAAGACCACCCTCGCCGGCAAGCTGGCCCGCTGGCTCAAGGGCCAGGGGCACCAGCCGTTGCTGGTCGCCGCCGACCTCCAGCGTCCCAACGCCGTCGGGCAGCTCCAGGTGCTCGGTGGTCGGGCCGGGGTCGAGGTGTACGCACCGGAGCCCGGCAACGGCACCGGTGACCCGGTGCAGGTGGCCCGCGCGTCGATCGAGCACGCGAAGCGGGCGGCCCGTGACATCGTCATCGTGGACACCGCCGGCCGGCTCGGCATCGACGCCGAGATGATGCGGCAGGCCGCCGACATCCGCGACGCCGTCTCGCCGGACGAGGTCATCTTCGTCATCGACGCGATGGTCGGTCAGGACGCCGTCCGCACCGCCGAGGCGTTCCGCGACGGCGTCGGCATCACCGGCGTGGTGCTCTCCAAGCTCGACGGCGACGCCCGTGGTGGCGCCGCGCTGTCGGTGCGCGAGGTCACCGGGCAGCCGATCCTGTTCGCCTCCACCGGTGAGAAGTTGGAGGACTTCGACGTCTTCCACCCGGACCGGATGGCCAGCCGGATCCTCGGCATGGGCGACGTCCTCACTCTGATCGAGCAGGCCGAGCAGGCCTTCGACTCCGATCAGAAGGAGAAGATGACCGCCAAGCTGATGGGCGGCGAGCAGTTCACCCTGGACGACTTCCTCGACCAGCTCATCGCGGTGCGGCGGATGGGTCCGATCGCCAACGTGTTGGCCATGATGCCGGGCATGGGGCAGATGAAGGACCAGCTCGCCGAGCTGGACGACAGCCACTTCGACCGGGTCACCGCGATCATCAGGTCGATGACCCCGGGCGAGCGGACCAACCCGAAGATCATCAACGGCTCCCGCCGGGCGCGCATCGCCAACGGCTCCGGGGTCACCGTGATGGACGTCAACCAGCTGCTCAACCGCTTCGCCGACGCGCAGAAGATGATGAAGCAGATGGGCGGCATGATGGGCCTGCCCGGTGGTGGCCGGCGCAAGGCGACCAAGAGCCCGAAGAACAAGCGCAAGGGCACCAAGGGCGGCGGTCGGCCGCGTACCGGCGCCGGGATGCCGGGCGGCTTCCCGGGCGGCATGCCGCAGCTCCCGCCGGGAATGGACCCGAACGACCTCACGGGTGCGCAGGGCCTGCCGCCCGGCTTCAAGCTTCCGAAGATCGACTTCAACAAGCTCGGCAAGGGTGGTGACAAGGGCCCGCGCTGA
- a CDS encoding Uma2 family endonuclease, which translates to MTAAPILPERHEWTVDDLGDLPKDLPYELINGRLIVPSPTAVHQDLCVRLLLAVEVNCPPEYLVSIDLSMRVDRRNEPRPDVVVIRRKHAGRSPVPVEDALLALEVVSPTSSFRDMYDKAKVYAHAGVQSYWVVDPLQERVTLTEYALGANREYEQVAHTEDLFVTERPWKVSVDLPALTVRKNSLLAPDEE; encoded by the coding sequence ATGACCGCGGCCCCGATCCTGCCCGAACGGCACGAGTGGACGGTCGACGACCTCGGTGATCTGCCGAAGGACCTTCCGTACGAACTGATCAACGGAAGGTTGATCGTGCCGTCCCCCACTGCCGTGCACCAAGATCTCTGCGTCCGACTACTGCTGGCTGTCGAAGTAAACTGCCCACCGGAATACCTGGTCAGCATCGACCTGTCGATGCGGGTCGACCGGCGCAACGAGCCACGCCCGGACGTGGTGGTCATCCGCCGCAAGCATGCCGGCCGGTCGCCCGTCCCGGTTGAGGACGCCCTGCTCGCGCTGGAGGTCGTCTCGCCGACCTCCAGCTTCCGCGACATGTACGACAAGGCGAAGGTCTACGCGCACGCTGGTGTCCAGTCCTACTGGGTGGTGGACCCGCTCCAGGAGCGCGTCACGCTGACCGAGTACGCGCTCGGCGCCAACCGGGAGTACGAGCAGGTCGCGCACACCGAGGATCTGTTCGTCACCGAGCGGCCGTGGAAGGTCTCCGTGGACCTGCCGGCCCTCACCGTACGGAAGAACAGCCTGCTCGCCCCCGACGAGGAGTGA